AAAAAAATGTTCCCCAATATTGTCAATTTCCATAAAGTGAGCTGTAGTAACAACACGGGCATTGACACGCTTCGGCAAGAGATCAAAAAGGTCTTTTGCAACCTGCCACACGTCAATGACCAGCTTTCTTTCACCTGGAAATATGTGCGGGAAAGTCTTGAAGAAAAAAGCTTGTCCACCCCTTTTATATCCAACGACGCATATTATTCCATTTGTTCTAAACGGGAACTCGACACTGAAAAAGCGAATTTCCTCAGCCAATACCTTCATGACCTCGGCACCATCATTCATTTCAACAACAACCTAAACCTCCGAAATACGGTCATCCTTAACCCGGAATGGCTCACCAAAGCCGTTTACGCCGTGATTGATGATAAAACGATCATTGAAAACAAGGGGCATTTCACCAATTCGGATCTTGATCGCGTCTGGAAAGACAATTACCCGTCGGAAAAATATGGATTGTTGCTCAATATGATGGAAATGTTCGAGTTGTGCTTTTCCTTTGATCAGGGCAGTAAACACATTCTGCCGCTGCTGTTATCCCCGGAAACCCCGGAAATAAACTGGACTACTGAAGACAGCCTTAATTTCGAATACGAATATGCCTTCATGCCAACAGGGATCATGACAAAATTTATCGTGCGCAACAATAAAAGCATCCTGAACAACAGTACCTTCTGGAAATTCGGTGTATTTTTTGCCTCCAAGGAAATTGAGGCCCTGATCAAAGAGGATAGAAACAAAAAAAGAATATCTATTCAGATTCGGGGTAAAGGCGACAAAAAAGCTTACCTCTCCTGGCTGAGACAGGAAATCGAAACCATCAATGAAGGGTTCTCCAACCTTGAAGTGGAGCAAAAGATCCCATGCAATTGTTCGGAGTGTCGCAATAGCAATGATCCCCATTTGTATAACCACAGCTCGCTTTTGAAACGCAAAGAAAAAGATAAACAAACGGTGGAATGCGACCTGAGTTTTGAAAACGTCAGCATCAGCAGTTTGCTCGATGGGGTCGGAATCGAACCCGTCGAAGCCAGTCGTGCCGGCAAAATACCAAAATCCCCAAAGGAAAAAGAGACCGCATCAAAGAAGGTGCTTTTCCTGGCTTCCAACCCTTCCCAAACGGCAAAGATCCAACTGGATACCGAACACAGCCGGATCACCCAACAGCTTCAAAACAGCTCGTTCAAAACCATCATGGAGCAAGCTGTTACGTTCAACAATCTCCAGAAATTCATCCTGAAAGAAAAACCGGAGATCATCCACTTTTCAGGACATGGGGCGGAGTTGGAAACGGATATTATCAAAGCCCTGGGGGCAACAGGAACGTCCGGAGATAATTTGGATACAGGCATTTTTTTGTTGAGCGAAGACCTGCGCGAACCTTTTTTGGTACAAACCGATGTCATTCGCCAGCTTTTTAAAAGCATGGTCTCCATACAGAATATCCCCATTGAAACGGTTATTTTTAACAGTTGCCATTCCGAAGCACAGGCCAGGGCAGTAGCAGAATTTGTGCCCAATGTAGTGGGAACGAGTTATTCCGTTAGGGATGAGGCTTCCATTGCTTTTTCCACAGGCTTTTACCTCGGCCTTGCAGAATCCCGGACTATCCTGCAATCTGTCAATCTCGGAATGACCAACGCCATGAGCAAAGGAGTACCCCCGGATCGTTTTGTACTATATCAAAATGGAAAACGTGTTGATTTGTAAGGTGAAGGAGATTGAGGAAGATTGAAATCGTCCGAAGAGAGATCCTCGTGCACGTAGTACCGGAACAACCTGAAACCATTTGAACCATATAACACCGTATCACAACATCAAATAATCAATCCATCAAAATATCATGGCCGACACCAAAAAGAAACTTTACGCCCTCCTCGTAGGCATTGACCAATACCAACCCAATGTACCCATAATGCCGGGTTGCAAATTCGGCCCCTTAGCCGGCTGTGTCAATGATGCGAATACTATGCTCAATTACCTGAAAGCTGAAGATGGTTTTGACCTTCATTTCCTTTTTTTGAAAAATGAAGAAGCGACCAAAGAGGCAGTGTGCGGAGCCATGAGGTCGCACCTCGGCCAGGCCGGTGAAAATGATGTAGCACTTTTTTATTATTCCGGTCACGGCATCCAGGAATATGCAGACCCTGAAGTGTGGCGGGAGGAAACTGACGGGCGAC
This sequence is a window from Lewinellaceae bacterium. Protein-coding genes within it:
- a CDS encoding leucine-rich repeat domain-containing protein; protein product: MAIDIDLSYDYFKTLEAGLPKLKNLRHLFLFGCNLAELPESIKELKGLELLNLSGNRLQTFPHIITTLKSLQALCIDHYTLKEVPEAIGQLENLKFLAINPIDKIIVKDGEIFFPERIGIDFEIDYEELYKFTHLEKLDLAGVKKEIIEKIDFTRFPKLTHLGLFHCNLTNIPASVFQLKDLEYLDLGDNQLETFPEEMFQLKKLKHLQLRNNEIKEVPKSIHRFSFHEKEIILPYTSSVFLGLDLRKNPVENVPREIIDQGFAAIKNYFASIKAGKTTSFNSAKLMIVGRGRVGKTSLLKKLIDPSFDISKKEEDSTRGIDIRKWVFENEAGKVFDARFWDFGGQQNYYTPHQFFLTKRSLYILVWDAMHEEDQLTFGYWLNLIKVLSDDSPVILVMNKSDERTKSIDEAGLKKMFPNIVNFHKVSCSNNTGIDTLRQEIKKVFCNLPHVNDQLSFTWKYVRESLEEKSLSTPFISNDAYYSICSKRELDTEKANFLSQYLHDLGTIIHFNNNLNLRNTVILNPEWLTKAVYAVIDDKTIIENKGHFTNSDLDRVWKDNYPSEKYGLLLNMMEMFELCFSFDQGSKHILPLLLSPETPEINWTTEDSLNFEYEYAFMPTGIMTKFIVRNNKSILNNSTFWKFGVFFASKEIEALIKEDRNKKRISIQIRGKGDKKAYLSWLRQEIETINEGFSNLEVEQKIPCNCSECRNSNDPHLYNHSSLLKRKEKDKQTVECDLSFENVSISSLLDGVGIEPVEASRAGKIPKSPKEKETASKKVLFLASNPSQTAKIQLDTEHSRITQQLQNSSFKTIMEQAVTFNNLQKFILKEKPEIIHFSGHGAELETDIIKALGATGTSGDNLDTGIFLLSEDLREPFLVQTDVIRQLFKSMVSIQNIPIETVIFNSCHSEAQARAVAEFVPNVVGTSYSVRDEASIAFSTGFYLGLAESRTILQSVNLGMTNAMSKGVPPDRFVLYQNGKRVDL